One window from the genome of Pseudanabaena yagii GIHE-NHR1 encodes:
- a CDS encoding AAA-like domain-containing protein translates to MDKKKVLLLSANPSNTDRLRVEAEFREIEACCQKSSLRDRFAIVAKGAVRIDDLQPILLQEVPRVVHFSGHGAAENGLVLENDAGDWQLAPTDALAELFRILQNGIDCVVLNACFSQVQAEAIARYVPYVLGMNQAIGDVAAIEFAKGFYGALFEGKSVKDAFELGKNLIALKNIPEVQTPVLLERSYERQVLPRVNLAIEEPEGAVRIGSQFYIPRSPQEEQAFKAIAMPHALIRLKSPDRMGKSSLLVRVLEEARQLGNRTTWLDLQKCDRKFFENMDRFLQWFCAVIGRDFGVKAKPTDDWDEMFGANGNCEEFFERYLLNDDDDRPLVIAIENLDRIFLHEAIEVDFCGLLRGWHEQGKHDKTWGKLRLVLAYSMESFSTKDINQSPFNVGTPIDLDEFTIAQVQELAALHGLSAAQIEPIANLVGGHPYLVRMAFYNLASGANSLEPIIQGAATEVGLFGKHLTTRLAKVEKDTHLTEVLRSLVNSQQPIRFDLATTAKLDGMGLILRTETGVKIRNELYRRYFQNRLGV, encoded by the coding sequence GTGGATAAGAAAAAAGTACTGCTCCTGTCTGCCAATCCCTCGAATACCGATCGCCTAAGGGTGGAGGCAGAATTTCGGGAAATCGAAGCATGTTGTCAGAAGTCGAGTTTGCGCGATCGCTTTGCGATTGTTGCTAAGGGCGCAGTACGCATTGATGACCTACAGCCAATTTTGCTTCAGGAAGTGCCGCGTGTGGTGCATTTCTCAGGACATGGGGCAGCCGAAAATGGTCTGGTTTTAGAAAATGATGCGGGGGATTGGCAGCTTGCACCGACGGATGCTTTAGCAGAATTATTTCGGATTTTACAAAATGGGATCGATTGCGTGGTGTTGAATGCTTGTTTTTCGCAGGTGCAGGCGGAGGCGATCGCTCGTTATGTGCCTTATGTGTTGGGGATGAATCAAGCGATCGGGGATGTGGCGGCGATTGAATTTGCTAAGGGTTTTTATGGCGCGTTATTTGAGGGGAAATCCGTTAAGGATGCTTTTGAGCTAGGTAAAAATCTCATTGCCTTAAAAAATATCCCTGAAGTGCAAACGCCTGTGTTGTTAGAACGCAGTTATGAAAGACAGGTCTTACCAAGGGTGAATCTGGCGATCGAGGAACCTGAGGGGGCAGTCAGGATTGGCTCACAATTTTATATTCCGCGATCTCCCCAAGAAGAACAAGCTTTTAAAGCGATCGCCATGCCCCATGCCCTAATCCGTTTAAAATCTCCCGATCGCATGGGTAAGTCTTCGCTATTGGTACGGGTATTAGAAGAAGCGAGGCAGTTAGGCAATCGCACCACATGGCTAGATTTGCAAAAGTGCGATCGCAAGTTTTTTGAAAATATGGATCGTTTCTTGCAGTGGTTTTGTGCGGTGATTGGGCGCGATTTTGGGGTGAAGGCGAAACCGACCGATGATTGGGATGAGATGTTTGGGGCAAATGGGAACTGTGAGGAGTTTTTTGAAAGATATTTATTGAATGATGATGACGATCGCCCGTTAGTGATTGCGATCGAAAATCTGGATCGCATATTTCTCCATGAAGCGATCGAGGTGGATTTTTGTGGTTTGTTGCGTGGTTGGCATGAGCAGGGCAAGCATGACAAAACATGGGGCAAGTTGCGGCTAGTGCTTGCCTATTCGATGGAATCTTTTTCAACTAAGGATATTAACCAATCACCATTTAATGTGGGTACGCCAATTGATTTGGATGAATTCACAATTGCTCAAGTTCAAGAATTGGCAGCATTGCACGGATTATCAGCCGCACAAATAGAACCGATCGCTAATTTGGTGGGTGGTCATCCTTACCTTGTACGGATGGCTTTCTATAATTTAGCTAGTGGTGCAAATTCCCTTGAGCCGATTATCCAAGGTGCGGCGACGGAAGTGGGACTTTTTGGCAAACATCTCACCACTCGCTTAGCCAAGGTCGAAAAAGATACTCATCTTACGGAAGTTTTGCGATCGCTGGTTAATTCACAGCAACCAATCCGTTTTGATTTGGCGACTACGGCAAAATTGGATGGAATGGGTTTAATATTACGCACAGAAACAGGTGTAAAGATCCGCAATGAGCTATATCGGCGCTATTTCCAAAACCGTTTAGGAGTGTAA
- the mraY gene encoding phospho-N-acetylmuramoyl-pentapeptide-transferase has protein sequence MVDTGVRVRRAKFPSGSSLALGLAIGLISLIVGVDLFLHPNISSSLLLPFTFGGGGVAFLGTFAVPALRRLKAGQIIREDGPQAHLKKQGTPTMGGIFIIPVGILLGLVWSGFNDKVIACSLLTLSFAFIGWLDDWKILRRHSNKGLSPRAKLLLQAGFSACFCAWLGFTQNWQAIATINLPLHFVIPLGLLFFPLALFVFLGSSNATNLTDGLDGLAGGTGAIALFGMGLLLFPNNKELAIFCMCLSGSYLGFLWHNRYPAKVFMGDTGSLALGGALASTAILGNLLWAFLIVGAIFIWESISVIAQVSYYKATKDETGMGKRLFRMAPFHHHLELSGWHELHVVRAFYLTGGFLVGVALLISKL, from the coding sequence ATGGTTGATACTGGTGTAAGAGTTAGGAGAGCAAAATTCCCGTCAGGGAGTAGCCTAGCACTTGGGTTAGCAATCGGTTTAATAAGTTTAATTGTTGGTGTCGATCTTTTCCTGCATCCAAATATAAGTTCTAGCCTGTTATTGCCCTTTACCTTTGGTGGTGGTGGGGTTGCCTTCTTAGGAACTTTTGCTGTACCTGCTTTACGTCGCCTTAAGGCTGGTCAGATTATCCGTGAAGATGGTCCTCAAGCTCACCTCAAAAAACAAGGTACGCCGACGATGGGGGGGATATTCATTATACCTGTCGGGATCTTGTTGGGTTTAGTCTGGTCTGGCTTTAACGACAAAGTAATTGCTTGCAGTTTACTCACCCTTTCCTTTGCATTTATCGGTTGGCTTGATGACTGGAAAATCTTGCGTCGCCACTCCAATAAGGGACTTTCACCGCGTGCCAAGTTATTACTACAAGCTGGATTTTCCGCTTGTTTCTGTGCTTGGTTAGGTTTCACCCAAAATTGGCAGGCGATCGCCACGATTAATTTGCCATTGCATTTTGTCATTCCTCTAGGATTACTGTTCTTTCCCCTTGCGCTGTTTGTCTTTCTTGGCAGCAGTAACGCCACTAACCTCACCGATGGTTTAGATGGTCTCGCAGGTGGTACGGGAGCGATCGCTTTGTTTGGAATGGGGCTATTGCTATTCCCTAACAACAAAGAACTTGCCATATTCTGTATGTGTCTCAGTGGTAGCTATTTGGGCTTTCTCTGGCACAATCGCTATCCTGCCAAGGTATTCATGGGGGACACGGGTTCACTAGCATTAGGAGGCGCATTAGCATCTACCGCAATTCTCGGTAACTTGCTCTGGGCTTTCTTGATTGTGGGTGCAATTTTCATCTGGGAATCAATCTCGGTAATTGCACAGGTTTCCTACTACAAGGCAACCAAGGATGAAACGGGGATGGGTAAGCGACTTTTTAGAATGGCTCCTTTTCACCATCACTTAGAACTAAGTGGATGGCATGAGTTACACGTAGTCAGAGCTTTTTATCTGACAGGCGGATTTCTCGTTGGAGTAGCTCTTTTGATTAGCAAACTTTAA
- a CDS encoding 16S rRNA (cytosine(967)-C(5))-methyltransferase, which translates to MTSKNSRQIALEALRLIQRRNAYADVALDCTLSRARQNNIILPESDRRLITELVYGCTRRQKTLQAVLQNFSQKPTTKLPPDLLIILQIGVYQLCFLDRIKPSAIVHTTVELAKENNLTGLSGFTNGIMRSILRAKEKEDILANISDPASFYSYPEWLIELWQKEFGQEAIANICNWFNQTPHLDLRVNLLHATRDQVLAAFAEAKIPVEPIPHLPDGIRVGQGAGDVSQLPKFKDGWWSVQDASAQLVTYLLDPQPNEIIIDACAAPGGKTTHISDRLKNTGKVYALDRLANRLKKVDQNTARLGITNVETLEIDAREFAGIPEGKCDRVLLDVPCSGLGTLHRHADARWRQTPDEPYKLAKTQAEILESAIQWVKPEGVIVYSTCTIHPAENEEVITQFLINHPDWQIVPPSADNPAAHFASDRGWVKVLPHEHDMDGFFMVKLQRLGG; encoded by the coding sequence ATGACGAGTAAGAACTCTCGACAGATTGCTTTAGAAGCTCTCCGCCTCATTCAAAGACGAAATGCATATGCTGATGTTGCGCTGGACTGTACGCTCTCACGTGCGCGCCAGAATAACATAATTCTCCCAGAAAGCGATCGCCGTCTGATCACTGAGTTAGTTTATGGATGTACGCGCCGCCAAAAAACCCTGCAAGCGGTTTTGCAAAACTTCTCACAAAAACCAACCACAAAATTACCACCAGATCTATTAATAATTCTACAGATAGGTGTGTACCAGCTATGTTTTCTCGATCGCATTAAGCCCTCAGCCATTGTGCATACGACGGTGGAGCTAGCTAAAGAAAATAATTTAACGGGATTATCTGGATTTACGAATGGGATCATGCGATCCATACTCCGAGCCAAGGAGAAGGAAGATATCCTCGCCAATATTAGCGATCCCGCTAGCTTTTATAGTTACCCCGAATGGCTAATCGAGCTATGGCAAAAAGAATTTGGTCAAGAAGCGATCGCAAATATTTGCAATTGGTTTAATCAAACGCCCCATCTCGATTTGCGGGTAAATCTGCTCCATGCGACAAGGGATCAAGTATTAGCAGCGTTTGCCGAAGCAAAAATTCCTGTCGAGCCGATTCCCCACCTTCCTGACGGTATCCGTGTGGGTCAAGGTGCGGGTGATGTCAGTCAATTGCCCAAATTTAAAGATGGTTGGTGGTCGGTTCAGGATGCTAGCGCTCAGTTAGTTACCTATCTATTAGATCCACAGCCCAATGAAATTATTATTGATGCCTGTGCTGCCCCCGGTGGCAAGACTACGCATATTAGCGATCGCCTCAAAAATACGGGCAAAGTTTATGCCCTCGATCGTCTTGCAAACCGTCTCAAAAAAGTTGATCAAAATACCGCTCGTTTAGGGATCACTAATGTGGAAACCCTTGAGATTGATGCCCGTGAGTTTGCAGGTATTCCAGAAGGCAAATGCGATCGCGTCTTATTAGATGTGCCTTGCTCTGGCTTAGGCACATTGCACCGTCATGCCGATGCCCGTTGGCGACAAACCCCTGATGAGCCTTATAAATTAGCCAAAACTCAAGCTGAGATTCTCGAAAGTGCTATTCAATGGGTCAAACCCGAAGGCGTAATTGTCTACAGCACTTGCACGATCCATCCTGCTGAAAATGAAGAAGTAATTACCCAGTTTTTAATCAATCATCCCGATTGGCAAATTGTGCCACCAAGTGCCGATAATCCTGCGGCACATTTTGCCAGCGATCGCGGTTGGGTAAAAGTCCTACCCCATGAACATGATATGGATGGTTTTTTTATGGTGAAGTTGCAAAGGCTAGGTGGTTGA